The Lycium barbarum isolate Lr01 chromosome 9, ASM1917538v2, whole genome shotgun sequence genome has a segment encoding these proteins:
- the LOC132611474 gene encoding uncharacterized protein LOC132611474, which produces MGKSLPSPNRIQDFASRIISSNRIPTRIKAPPSRIRSKAVVNGGESSSEQRLLKKSKNIMEEVGSNSNSSTSRRVPLADVVADCVKRWFQDTLKEAKAGDTSMQVLVGQMYFSGYGISRDAHKGRAWISRASKSRSSAWKVSDKRPGYNASDSDSDDTVGDAKQN; this is translated from the exons atggggAAATCTCTTCCTTCACCAaatagaattcaagattttgcgAGTAGAATTATCAGTTCGAATAGAATCCCGACCCGAATAAAAGCCCCACCCAGCAGAATCAGGTCAAAGGCGGTGGTCAACGGCGGCGAATCATCATCGGAGCAAAGGCTGTTGAAGAAGAGTAAGAATATTATGGAAGAAGTAGGTTCTAATTCCAATTCCAGTACATCGAGGAGGGTCCCACTTGCTGACGTGGTGGCTGATTGTGTTAAGAGGTGGTTCCAGGATACACTTAAGGAGGCTAAAGCTGGTGATACTAGTATGCAAGTCCTTGTTGGTCAGATGTATTTTAGTGGTTATGGTATTTCCAGAGATGCACATAAG GGAAGAGCTTGGATTAGCCGAGCTTCTAAGAGTCGGTCATCGGCATGGAAAGTGAGTGATAAACGCCCAG gcTATAATGCCAGTGATTCTGATTCTGATGATACTGTGGGTGATGCAAAGCAAAATTGA